From the Maioricimonas rarisocia genome, one window contains:
- a CDS encoding ATP-binding protein: MSEPERFDVTIPSETAAGQAVQERIIGLLESRSYPDRDVFGVRLALEEAIVNAIKHGNGFDPEKSVQISCEVDDERVLVTIEDQGEGFDPEDVPDPTAEENLERPSGRGIMLMKAFMTSVEYGAGGNRVRLTKIRGNGSGEED; this comes from the coding sequence ATGTCCGAGCCAGAACGATTCGACGTCACCATACCGAGTGAAACGGCTGCGGGTCAGGCGGTCCAGGAGCGGATTATCGGGCTCCTGGAGTCGCGATCGTACCCCGACCGTGATGTCTTCGGCGTGCGCCTCGCGCTGGAAGAAGCCATCGTCAACGCCATCAAACATGGTAACGGCTTCGATCCTGAGAAGTCTGTCCAGATTTCCTGTGAAGTCGACGACGAACGGGTACTGGTGACGATCGAGGATCAGGGGGAAGGGTTCGATCCCGAAGATGTCCCCGATCCGACCGCTGAAGAAAACCTCGAACGCCCCAGTGGCCGCGGCATCATGCTGATGAAGGCGTTCATGACGTCGGTCGAATACGGCGCCGGGGGGAATCGCGTCCGCCTCACGAAAATTCGTGGCAACGGATCGGGCGAAGAGGATTGA
- a CDS encoding sugar phosphate isomerase/epimerase family protein, whose product MSHTTNRRQFLRKMSGYAAGAALGAWAAHELQAAKESPLYRISLAEWSLHKAIFDKKLDHLDFAKVAKEEFGIDGVEYVNQFFFEKAKDKEYLGEMKKRAEDHGVRSLLIMIDREGRLGDPDAAKRTQAVENHYKWVEAAAFLGCHSIRVNAASAGSYNEQVQLAADGLRRLTEFAEKHQLYVIVENHGGLSSNGAWLAEVMRRVDHPHCGTLPDFGNFGINRNKDIWYDRYRGVEELMPFAQAVSAKTYGFDEDRPFVTVDRRHNKETDFLRMMKIVVDAGYRGYVGIEYEGHELDEMAGIRKSKELLERVREKLSA is encoded by the coding sequence ATGTCCCACACCACGAATCGTCGCCAGTTTCTCAGGAAAATGTCGGGATATGCCGCGGGTGCGGCACTCGGAGCCTGGGCCGCCCATGAGCTGCAGGCTGCCAAGGAATCGCCGCTGTATCGCATCTCGCTGGCGGAGTGGTCTCTGCACAAGGCGATCTTCGACAAGAAGCTCGATCACCTCGACTTTGCGAAGGTCGCGAAGGAGGAATTCGGCATCGATGGGGTCGAGTACGTTAACCAGTTTTTCTTCGAAAAAGCCAAGGACAAAGAGTACCTGGGCGAAATGAAGAAGCGGGCCGAGGACCACGGCGTCCGCAGTTTGCTGATCATGATCGACCGCGAAGGCCGGCTCGGGGATCCCGACGCGGCGAAGCGAACCCAGGCGGTCGAGAATCATTACAAGTGGGTGGAAGCCGCCGCCTTCCTGGGCTGCCACTCAATTCGCGTGAATGCCGCCAGTGCCGGCAGTTACAACGAACAGGTCCAGCTCGCAGCGGACGGACTGCGGCGACTGACCGAGTTCGCCGAGAAGCATCAGCTGTACGTCATTGTCGAGAACCACGGTGGACTCTCGTCCAACGGGGCGTGGCTCGCCGAAGTGATGCGGCGGGTTGATCATCCGCACTGCGGAACGCTGCCGGACTTCGGCAACTTCGGGATCAACCGCAACAAGGACATCTGGTACGACCGGTATCGGGGCGTCGAAGAGCTGATGCCGTTCGCTCAGGCCGTCAGCGCCAAGACTTATGGCTTCGACGAGGATCGCCCGTTCGTGACGGTCGACCGTCGTCACAACAAGGAAACCGACTTCCTGCGGATGATGAAGATCGTCGTGGACGCCGGTTACCGTGGTTACGTCGGCATCGAGTACGAAGGTCACGAACTGGACGAGATGGCCGGCATCCGCAAGAGCAAGGAACTGCTCGAGCGCGTGCGTGAGAAGCTCTCGGCCTGA
- the hemE gene encoding uroporphyrinogen decarboxylase — protein sequence MRAARCEPTDTTPIWIMRQAGRYLPEYMSVRSQVTFLDLCKRPELAAEVTLTAREVLDVDAAILFADLLPILEPMGFHLEYQQGEGPVIHNPIIGADDIDRVRPVDRIEDLGYVFEAVRLIRSQLPADIPLLGFGGAPFTLASYAIEGGGSRNYAKTKTLMFGDEGAWKSLMERLVESLGKYLNAQIDAGCQAVQIFDSWAGCLAPADYRRYVMPYTKKLIDAIPDDVPVINFLTGNPALLPAQRDAGGQVIGLDWRVDLADAWETVGYDRAVQGNLDPMSLYADLDTLRARAKAVLDGAAGRPGHIFNLGHGVLPDFSPDKVKALVQMVHELGVRK from the coding sequence ATGCGTGCTGCACGTTGCGAACCGACCGATACCACGCCGATCTGGATTATGCGCCAGGCTGGCCGCTACCTGCCGGAGTACATGTCCGTCCGGAGTCAGGTCACGTTTCTCGACCTGTGCAAGCGGCCCGAACTGGCTGCCGAAGTCACTCTGACCGCCCGGGAAGTGCTCGACGTCGATGCGGCCATCCTGTTTGCCGACCTGCTCCCCATCCTCGAACCGATGGGCTTCCACCTCGAGTACCAGCAGGGGGAAGGCCCGGTTATTCACAACCCGATCATCGGGGCGGACGACATCGATCGCGTTCGTCCGGTGGATCGCATCGAGGACCTGGGATATGTCTTCGAAGCGGTGCGGCTGATCCGAAGTCAGCTTCCCGCCGACATCCCGCTGCTCGGCTTCGGCGGAGCTCCCTTCACGCTGGCCTCGTACGCCATCGAAGGGGGCGGTTCACGCAACTATGCGAAGACGAAAACACTGATGTTCGGCGACGAGGGGGCCTGGAAGAGCCTGATGGAGCGGCTCGTCGAGAGTCTGGGCAAGTACCTCAATGCCCAGATCGATGCCGGCTGCCAGGCGGTGCAGATCTTCGACAGCTGGGCGGGATGCCTGGCTCCAGCCGACTACCGCCGGTACGTGATGCCGTACACGAAGAAGCTGATCGACGCGATCCCCGATGATGTGCCGGTGATCAACTTTCTGACCGGTAATCCGGCGCTGCTTCCCGCCCAGCGGGATGCCGGCGGGCAGGTCATCGGACTGGACTGGCGGGTCGACCTGGCGGACGCGTGGGAGACGGTTGGCTACGACCGGGCGGTGCAGGGGAACCTGGATCCCATGTCGCTGTATGCCGATCTCGACACGCTGCGGGCGCGAGCGAAGGCGGTCCTGGATGGGGCCGCAGGCCGGCCGGGGCACATCTTCAATCTTGGCCACGGCGTGCTGCCGGATTTCTCACCCGACAAGGTGAAGGCACTCGTGCAGATGGTGCACGAGTTAGGAGTCAGGAAGTAG
- a CDS encoding ABC transporter ATP-binding protein, with product MIETRKLTKRYGDLIAANEITLKLEEGDVFGFIGPNGSGKTTTMRMIATLLNPDYGECYVCGKSIYTHPQEIRRLVGFMPDFFGVYDDMTVIEYLEFFAATYRINGPGRRKVCEEKLELVDMSFKRDAMVNQLSRGQTQRIGLARTLLHDPQVLLLDEPASGLDPRARIEIRNLLKRLGELDKTVIVSSHILPELADVCTRVGIIEAGVMQVDAYVADVMKQARKALLLYIEVADRTDEAARLLEQQDDVESIDMRGETIITTLRKGVEDYSALPSLLVEAGFRLRLFREEEVNLETAFMELTKGKQQ from the coding sequence GTGATCGAAACGCGGAAACTGACCAAGCGATACGGCGACCTCATCGCCGCCAACGAAATCACCCTCAAGCTCGAAGAGGGGGACGTGTTCGGCTTTATCGGCCCTAACGGGTCCGGCAAGACGACCACGATGCGGATGATCGCCACCCTGCTCAACCCCGACTACGGCGAATGCTACGTCTGCGGGAAGTCGATCTACACGCATCCCCAGGAGATCCGCCGACTCGTTGGATTCATGCCCGACTTCTTCGGCGTGTACGATGACATGACCGTCATCGAATACCTCGAGTTCTTCGCTGCGACCTACCGCATCAATGGCCCCGGCCGCCGCAAGGTCTGCGAAGAGAAACTCGAACTGGTCGACATGTCCTTCAAGCGGGACGCGATGGTCAACCAGCTCTCCCGCGGGCAGACCCAGCGCATCGGCCTGGCTCGCACACTGCTGCACGACCCGCAGGTGCTGCTTCTGGACGAGCCGGCCAGTGGGCTGGACCCCCGTGCCCGTATCGAGATCCGCAACCTGCTCAAGCGGCTGGGCGAACTGGACAAGACCGTCATCGTCTCCAGCCACATTCTGCCCGAACTGGCCGACGTCTGTACCCGGGTTGGAATCATCGAAGCCGGCGTGATGCAGGTCGACGCCTACGTGGCCGACGTCATGAAGCAGGCCCGCAAGGCGCTGCTGCTGTACATCGAAGTGGCCGACCGGACCGACGAGGCCGCACGTCTGCTCGAGCAGCAGGACGACGTCGAGTCGATCGACATGCGTGGAGAGACGATCATCACCACGCTTCGCAAAGGCGTCGAGGATTACTCGGCACTCCCCAGCCTGCTTGTCGAAGCGGGCTTTCGCCTGCGACTGTTCCGCGAAGAAGAGGTCAATCTCGAGACGGCCTTCATGGAACTGACGAAGGGCAAGCAGCAGTAG
- a CDS encoding STAS domain-containing protein has product MATGQRRLDIEEIGDVTVARFVDKKILDENNIQVIGNQLFGLVEEDGRKKIVLDFSNVEYLSSAALGKLITMEKKVKTAKGKLRLCSIRPDIYEVFAITKLNKLFVICDDQDQALEGF; this is encoded by the coding sequence ATGGCAACGGGTCAGCGCCGACTGGATATCGAAGAAATCGGCGATGTGACGGTCGCCAGATTCGTGGACAAGAAGATCCTGGATGAGAACAACATCCAGGTGATCGGCAATCAGCTGTTCGGCCTCGTGGAAGAGGACGGTCGCAAGAAGATCGTTCTGGACTTCTCGAACGTCGAATATCTGTCGAGCGCAGCGCTCGGCAAGCTGATCACGATGGAAAAGAAGGTGAAGACGGCCAAAGGGAAGCTGCGGCTGTGTTCGATTCGCCCGGATATTTACGAAGTCTTCGCAATTACGAAGCTGAACAAGCTGTTCGTGATCTGCGACGACCAGGATCAGGCGCTCGAAGGCTTCTGA